The Solibacillus sp. FSL W7-1436 genome window below encodes:
- the tyrS gene encoding tyrosine--tRNA ligase, giving the protein MTNELLQDLEWRGLLYQQTDAEGMEKLLNEEKVSLYVGVDPTADSMHIGHIVPLLTLRRFQKTGHTPILLVGGATGTVGDPSGRSEERQLQTMDQIEKNVQGLKKQMERLFDFSSDAANNAVLVNNNDWVGPMSLIDFLRDYGKLINVNYILNKDTVASRLDSGISFTEFAYTLIQGIDFNHLYDHHNVRIQVGGSDQWGNITTGLEMIRKTHDENAKAFGITIPLVTKADGTKFGKTAGGAVWLDAAKTSPYEFYQFWINTADADVVKYLKIFTFLTREEIEGLAVSVEEEPHLRKAQKALAEEMTRLIHGEEGLEAAERITKALFSGDLKALSVEEMKVAFSGVPSVEVAKEDKNIVELIVEAGISSSKRQAREDVTNGAISVNGEKITDLEYVIDSKDRLEDAFAIIRRGKKKYHMVKFA; this is encoded by the coding sequence ATGACAAACGAATTACTGCAAGATTTGGAATGGCGCGGATTGTTATACCAGCAAACTGACGCAGAAGGTATGGAAAAGCTTTTAAACGAGGAAAAGGTTTCCCTATACGTAGGTGTTGACCCGACAGCAGACTCGATGCATATCGGACATATCGTGCCATTGCTTACGTTACGCCGTTTCCAAAAAACCGGCCATACTCCGATTTTATTAGTTGGTGGAGCGACGGGTACAGTAGGGGATCCATCTGGCCGTTCAGAAGAGCGCCAGTTACAGACGATGGACCAGATCGAAAAAAATGTGCAAGGACTTAAAAAGCAAATGGAGCGCTTATTCGACTTTTCGTCGGATGCGGCGAATAATGCTGTTCTTGTTAACAATAATGACTGGGTAGGTCCAATGTCATTAATCGATTTCCTTCGTGACTACGGGAAACTGATCAATGTCAACTACATCTTAAATAAAGATACCGTTGCATCACGCCTGGATTCAGGGATTTCGTTCACTGAATTTGCATACACATTAATCCAAGGTATCGACTTCAATCACCTATATGACCATCACAATGTTCGAATTCAAGTTGGCGGTTCGGATCAGTGGGGCAATATTACAACAGGCTTGGAAATGATTCGTAAAACGCATGATGAAAATGCGAAAGCGTTTGGTATTACAATTCCGCTAGTAACAAAAGCGGATGGTACAAAATTCGGTAAAACGGCGGGAGGCGCTGTATGGCTGGATGCTGCTAAAACATCACCATACGAGTTCTACCAGTTCTGGATCAATACGGCGGATGCCGATGTTGTGAAATACCTGAAAATCTTCACATTCCTGACACGTGAAGAGATTGAAGGTCTGGCAGTAAGTGTAGAAGAAGAGCCGCATTTACGTAAAGCTCAAAAAGCGCTGGCTGAAGAAATGACACGTCTAATCCATGGTGAAGAAGGTCTGGAAGCGGCAGAGCGTATTACAAAAGCATTATTCTCTGGTGATTTGAAAGCATTATCAGTAGAAGAAATGAAAGTAGCCTTTTCTGGTGTACCTTCTGTAGAAGTGGCAAAAGAGGATAAAAATATTGTGGAATTAATCGTGGAAGCTGGAATTTCTTCATCAAAACGCCAAGCACGTGAAGATGTTACGAATGGTGCAATCAGTGTGAACGGTGAAAAAATTACAGATCTTGAATATGTAATCGATTCGAAAGACCGTTTGGAGGATGCTTTTGCAATTATCCGTCGCGGTAAGAAAAAATACCATATGGTGAAATTTGCTTAA